From one Thalassobaculum sp. OXR-137 genomic stretch:
- a CDS encoding flagellar hook-length control protein FliK: protein MMAQIDENRTEHQVRERSASERPSRTDEAERDHRAERKDKTERKDKSDRREETAETEPTTSAKGTPGEQPVDSALLGLPELAAATAAPVTDGTEAVPAVSDGEAIAGDLDGTTGGQAAVPATGTSATEPAPAQAAAQQPQAGSAQPTDAKPAAAQIPVDDVTLAARQTAAQRDQVDPAAKSAAAQNSGDAVKAESASGRADSLMGAKVSIEAPVPVARSQGVSSAVLVQAQQAAASGPVQASNANGGAGTLHVGGNQPTFVGADANAANAAGGQGAAGKDAGAQNGGANAQGQNQGQGGHPNPQQVGISFGATIGQRGFGGEASRAQFQEILATRTARAQSASAAGGEMARPVGASSSSSSTPMTMAGVGGPQSTHTSASPVDRAAATAHGRPGANLGTPADQVAMKMSATAKDGGGKVTIRLTPEELGKVDIRIEISKEGLVRAVVAVERPETLELLQRDAKGLERVLQDAGLQTDGDSLEFDLRGDGGQYAGDTKEEAGNQGPAGGAVASHTSEGDAVADDQQGDGGSGSVKADGSLDLVA, encoded by the coding sequence ATGATGGCTCAGATTGACGAGAACCGGACCGAGCACCAGGTCCGGGAGCGCAGCGCATCCGAGCGCCCGTCGCGTACCGACGAAGCGGAGCGCGACCACCGCGCCGAGCGGAAGGACAAGACCGAGCGCAAGGATAAGTCCGACCGCAGGGAAGAGACCGCGGAGACCGAGCCGACCACGTCGGCGAAGGGCACACCCGGCGAGCAACCGGTCGACAGCGCCCTGCTCGGCCTCCCCGAGCTCGCTGCCGCGACGGCCGCCCCCGTGACCGACGGCACCGAGGCGGTGCCGGCCGTGTCGGACGGAGAAGCGATCGCCGGCGATCTCGACGGAACGACCGGCGGCCAGGCAGCGGTGCCCGCCACCGGCACCTCCGCAACCGAACCGGCGCCAGCGCAGGCCGCGGCGCAGCAGCCGCAGGCCGGGTCGGCCCAGCCGACGGACGCGAAACCCGCCGCCGCCCAGATCCCGGTGGACGACGTGACTCTTGCCGCCCGCCAGACGGCGGCGCAGCGCGACCAGGTCGATCCGGCCGCCAAATCGGCTGCCGCACAGAATTCCGGCGATGCCGTGAAGGCCGAAAGCGCCTCCGGTCGTGCCGACTCCCTCATGGGCGCCAAGGTCTCGATCGAGGCCCCCGTCCCTGTCGCCCGGTCGCAGGGCGTCTCCTCGGCGGTCCTGGTGCAGGCGCAGCAGGCCGCTGCCAGTGGCCCCGTCCAGGCGTCCAACGCCAATGGCGGCGCGGGCACCCTGCATGTCGGCGGCAATCAGCCGACCTTCGTCGGTGCCGACGCCAATGCCGCCAACGCGGCCGGTGGGCAGGGCGCGGCCGGCAAGGATGCCGGCGCCCAGAACGGCGGCGCCAATGCGCAAGGACAGAATCAGGGACAGGGCGGACACCCCAATCCGCAGCAGGTCGGTATCAGCTTCGGCGCGACCATCGGCCAGCGCGGGTTCGGCGGCGAGGCCTCGCGCGCCCAGTTCCAGGAAATTCTCGCCACCCGAACCGCGCGGGCCCAATCCGCTTCCGCGGCCGGCGGCGAGATGGCACGCCCGGTGGGCGCGTCCTCATCCTCTTCATCGACACCCATGACCATGGCCGGGGTTGGCGGACCCCAGAGCACGCATACCTCCGCTTCTCCGGTCGATCGGGCGGCTGCAACCGCTCATGGCCGGCCGGGTGCCAATCTGGGCACCCCGGCCGACCAGGTCGCGATGAAGATGTCCGCTACCGCCAAGGATGGCGGCGGCAAGGTTACGATCCGACTGACCCCGGAAGAACTGGGCAAGGTCGACATCAGGATTGAGATCTCCAAGGAAGGACTGGTCCGGGCGGTGGTTGCCGTCGAGCGGCCCGAGACCCTGGAGCTTCTCCAGCGGGATGCGAAGGGATTGGAGCGGGTCCTTCAGGATGCCGGCCTCCAGACCGACGGCGACTCCCTGGAATTCGATTTGCGTGGTGATGGCGGGCAGTACGCCGGCGACACCAAGGAGGAGGCCGGCAACCAAGGCCCGGCCGGGGGAGCCGTCGCTTCCCACACCAGTGAGGGCGACGCGGTCGCCGACGACCAACAGGGCGATGGAGGGTCCGGCAGCGTCAAAGCCGACGGCAGCCTCGACCTCGTCGCTTAG
- a CDS encoding flagellin — MASNSILTNPEALVALRNLERTNNLLATTQNRVSTGLKVTGAIDDASNFAIAQGIRGDIKALGAISQGLNNSKGIANVAIAGATSISDLLQTVRQKLTELSNEGITTTQRQILTNDFTELLSQAANFIDNAVFNGVNLLDTAGAAPSINTLSNLAGGTLTLTNANLRTQVLSLAAVGLGTANAAQGVIANQYSNLESVVNAALGSLGAEARALDLQTSFLDQITDATEEGLGNIVDADMARESARLTALQVRQQLGVQVLGIANQSPQILLGLFQ; from the coding sequence ATGGCTAGCAACTCGATCCTGACGAACCCTGAGGCCCTGGTCGCGCTTCGTAACCTCGAGCGGACCAACAATCTCCTCGCAACCACGCAGAATCGCGTCTCCACCGGCCTGAAGGTCACCGGAGCGATCGACGATGCCTCCAACTTCGCGATTGCCCAGGGCATCCGCGGCGACATCAAGGCGCTTGGCGCGATCAGCCAGGGCCTGAACAACTCCAAGGGTATCGCCAACGTGGCGATCGCCGGTGCCACCAGCATCTCGGACCTGCTGCAGACGGTGCGGCAGAAGCTGACGGAGCTGTCGAACGAAGGCATCACCACGACCCAGCGTCAGATCCTGACCAACGACTTCACCGAACTGCTCTCGCAGGCAGCCAACTTCATCGACAACGCGGTGTTCAACGGCGTCAACCTGCTCGACACGGCGGGTGCTGCGCCCAGCATCAACACCCTGTCGAACCTGGCCGGCGGTACGCTGACCCTGACCAACGCGAACCTGCGGACCCAGGTCCTGTCCCTGGCGGCCGTCGGGCTCGGCACCGCGAACGCGGCGCAGGGCGTCATCGCGAACCAGTACTCCAACCTGGAATCGGTGGTGAACGCGGCGCTCGGCTCGCTCGGTGCGGAAGCCCGCGCCCTCGATCTGCAGACCTCCTTCCTGGATCAGATCACGGACGCGACCGAAGAAGGTCTCGGCAACATCGTCGATGCCGACATGGCCCGCGAAAGCGCCCGACTGACCGCTCTGCAGGTCCGCCAGCAGCTCGGCGTCCAGGTTCTCGGCATCGCGAACCAGTCGCCGCAGATCCTGCTCGGCCTGTTCCAGTAA
- a CDS encoding flagellin — translation MAVQNSINTNPGSFVALRNLNSVNRTLDTIQNRVSTGLKVTGALDDASNFAIAQGIRGELKAIGAVTQGLNNAKGIGKVAIAGATGISDLLSDVRKKLTELSNEGITTQQRQILTSDFNQLLSQAANFIDNAVFNGVNLLDTAAASPDVATLSNLNGGTLTLTGQDLRTLTQSLAAGAVTSATNAQGVIANQYANLESVVNAALGSLGAEVRALELQTSFLEQISDATEEGLGNIVDADLARESARLTSKQVQQQLSIQTLGIANQRPQTLLGLFG, via the coding sequence ATGGCTGTGCAGAACTCCATCAACACCAACCCGGGCTCTTTCGTGGCTCTTCGCAACCTCAACTCCGTCAACCGGACCCTCGACACGATCCAGAATCGCGTGTCGACCGGCTTGAAGGTCACCGGTGCTCTCGACGACGCGTCGAACTTCGCGATCGCTCAGGGTATCCGCGGTGAGCTCAAGGCGATCGGGGCGGTGACGCAGGGCCTGAACAACGCGAAGGGTATCGGAAAGGTCGCTATCGCCGGCGCAACCGGCATCTCTGATCTGCTCTCCGACGTGCGCAAGAAGCTGACCGAGCTCTCGAACGAAGGCATCACGACGCAGCAGCGTCAGATCCTGACGAGCGACTTCAACCAGCTTCTGTCTCAGGCAGCGAACTTCATCGACAACGCGGTGTTCAACGGCGTCAACCTGCTGGATACGGCCGCCGCTTCGCCTGATGTCGCTACGCTGTCGAACCTGAACGGCGGCACCTTGACCCTGACCGGTCAGGATCTGCGCACGCTGACCCAGTCTCTGGCGGCGGGTGCGGTGACCTCGGCCACCAACGCCCAGGGCGTGATCGCCAACCAGTACGCCAACCTGGAGTCGGTGGTTAACGCCGCTCTCGGTTCGCTCGGCGCGGAGGTTCGGGCTCTCGAGCTGCAGACCTCCTTCCTGGAGCAGATTTCGGATGCCACCGAAGAAGGCCTGGGCAACATCGTGGACGCCGATCTGGCCCGCGAGTCGGCCCGCCTGACCTCGAAGCAGGTGCAGCAGCAGCTGTCGATCCAGACGCTCGGCATTGCCAACCAGCGTCCGCAGACCCTGCTGGGCCTGTTCGGATAA
- the flaF gene encoding flagellar biosynthesis regulator FlaF, with translation MRGYGAYKSAQGATAVQNGRDLEYRLLAQVTGGLMKARDGRATLQEKYNWILQNEKVWGVFLADVNDPDNSLPRQLKGGIASLALWVMKETKLVMSDDTAPLDDLIEINRQIMAGLKPEPQSMAG, from the coding sequence ATGCGGGGATACGGTGCATACAAGAGCGCCCAAGGGGCCACCGCCGTTCAGAACGGCCGCGACCTGGAGTATCGGCTCCTGGCGCAGGTCACCGGCGGTCTTATGAAAGCCCGGGACGGTCGGGCGACCCTGCAGGAGAAGTACAACTGGATCCTGCAGAACGAAAAGGTCTGGGGCGTCTTCCTGGCCGACGTGAACGATCCGGACAACTCCCTGCCGCGTCAGCTCAAGGGGGGGATCGCCAGCCTGGCGCTCTGGGTCATGAAGGAAACCAAGCTGGTGATGTCGGACGACACCGCTCCCTTGGACGATCTGATCGAGATCAACCGCCAGATCATGGCGGGTCTGAAACCCGAGCCCCAGTCGATGGCCGGATAA
- a CDS encoding tetratricopeptide repeat protein: protein MTGASLTADRLETLTTLFHRAVRLHSDGHVRAAAQAYDRILRDLPDHPDALDLYGTALFQLGAPEAGRLHVLASLRHRLLHGPAWNHLGAIDRALQDQAAAQRAFLRSILVAPQRAEAWINLAAVLGDVGEAVRGLRVNRCALLISPRSADADLRQRILLARAEAPAEAIPILDAAWARHPGNGEVAQALARAQIALGRLAEARRVVMAAIVLVPETHEFYGSLALTHDPGHATERDIAWARAATRLRPLDPRSWINLCAETYRDGRNEDALMASRRALLLDPASPMGLHNLAAAEIGQNRTAVCRRICGHALCVRPGDAEVLYTLAEVEFRIGDARTAWRLHEARLCRAAHRPRLNLPPPWRGPGTETGPLLVASEQGVGDEVTFLSCLAEIWEEIRQPVVIEVDSRLTSLIARTFRSATVVPRQSAPSDGLGGTVDYAPLTKRFGLRHHIMSGSLPYILNRGRDRSLARVGYLRTDPDRVTHWRRWLSSLGGGTKVGVVWRTVHLTRLRARSHCSIEDVLPVFATPDCRFVNLMAGDTDDEVARVRAVTGVDLVTPPDLDIWDGLDDLAALMQALDVVVAARTANCAFAGAVGTPTIRLAQGFMRISNDREFFFPNVYPVFDRDEAFNGAEAGRRAAAMLRKHAPRAPRRAV, encoded by the coding sequence ATGACCGGGGCTTCGCTGACGGCAGATCGCCTCGAGACACTGACGACCCTCTTCCATCGGGCGGTCCGCCTTCATTCGGACGGACACGTGCGGGCGGCCGCGCAGGCTTACGACCGTATTCTCCGCGACCTCCCCGATCATCCGGACGCCCTCGATCTGTACGGCACCGCGTTGTTCCAACTCGGCGCCCCGGAGGCGGGGCGTCTCCATGTCTTGGCCTCGCTGAGGCATCGGCTGCTGCATGGCCCCGCCTGGAACCATCTGGGCGCCATCGACCGGGCATTGCAGGACCAAGCGGCGGCACAGAGGGCTTTCCTGCGCTCCATCCTCGTCGCCCCGCAGAGGGCCGAAGCGTGGATCAATCTCGCGGCGGTTCTCGGTGATGTCGGCGAGGCCGTGCGCGGCCTGCGGGTGAACCGGTGCGCCCTCCTCATTTCCCCCCGATCCGCCGACGCCGATCTTCGCCAGCGGATCCTTCTGGCTCGCGCCGAGGCCCCTGCGGAGGCCATTCCGATTCTGGACGCGGCCTGGGCGCGGCATCCGGGGAACGGCGAAGTGGCCCAGGCCCTGGCGCGGGCGCAGATCGCGCTGGGCCGGCTCGCCGAGGCGCGGCGGGTCGTCATGGCCGCCATCGTTCTGGTGCCGGAAACCCACGAATTCTACGGCTCATTGGCGTTGACCCACGATCCGGGGCACGCGACCGAGCGGGACATCGCCTGGGCACGGGCCGCGACCCGGTTGCGGCCGCTCGATCCCCGGAGCTGGATCAATCTCTGTGCCGAGACCTATCGCGACGGCCGGAACGAAGACGCCTTGATGGCCTCGCGCCGGGCTCTGCTGTTGGATCCCGCATCGCCCATGGGCCTGCATAATCTGGCGGCGGCCGAGATCGGTCAAAATCGGACGGCGGTGTGCCGCAGGATCTGCGGCCACGCCCTGTGTGTCCGGCCCGGCGATGCCGAGGTCCTGTACACACTGGCAGAGGTCGAGTTCCGGATCGGCGATGCGCGCACCGCCTGGAGGCTGCACGAGGCGCGGTTGTGCCGCGCGGCGCATCGGCCGCGCCTCAACCTGCCGCCGCCCTGGCGAGGGCCTGGGACCGAGACCGGTCCGTTGCTGGTGGCGTCGGAGCAGGGGGTCGGAGACGAGGTTACCTTCCTCTCCTGTTTGGCCGAGATCTGGGAGGAGATCCGCCAGCCGGTGGTGATCGAGGTCGATTCCCGTCTGACGTCTCTCATAGCGCGGACCTTCCGGTCTGCCACGGTCGTTCCCCGGCAATCGGCTCCCAGCGACGGGTTGGGCGGAACGGTCGACTATGCGCCCCTGACCAAGCGTTTCGGCCTGCGCCACCACATCATGTCCGGCAGTCTTCCTTATATACTGAACAGGGGGCGAGACCGGTCGTTGGCGCGGGTCGGTTATCTGCGGACGGATCCGGACCGCGTGACCCATTGGCGCCGGTGGCTATCCTCCCTGGGCGGCGGAACCAAGGTTGGGGTGGTCTGGAGGACGGTCCATCTGACCCGCCTGCGCGCTCGCAGCCATTGTTCGATCGAGGATGTATTGCCCGTCTTCGCTACGCCGGATTGCCGGTTCGTCAACCTGATGGCCGGCGACACCGACGACGAAGTCGCAAGGGTGAGGGCCGTCACCGGGGTCGATCTCGTGACGCCGCCGGACCTGGATATCTGGGACGGGCTCGACGATCTGGCGGCGCTGATGCAGGCTCTGGACGTGGTGGTCGCCGCGCGCACGGCGAATTGTGCCTTTGCCGGGGCGGTGGGAACGCCGACGATCCGGTTGGCACAGGGGTTCATGCGGATATCGAACGATCGTGAGTTCTTCTTTCCCAATGTTTATCCGGTCTTCGATCGCGACGAGGCTTTCAACGGCGCCGAAGCGGGCCGGAGGGCGGCGGCGATGCTGAGGAAGCATGCGCCCCGGGCGCCGAGACGCGCCGTCTGA
- a CDS encoding tetratricopeptide repeat protein, protein MSAQITAALDVALQAHRAGRLDKAIAIYGAVLDMAPDQPTARHLRGFALLQSEQAEEALGDLRHAVRIAPGNANAWMHLAICLDQLGQPPANAARRALLLLPQAQEAVDVLVRNGGDVSAVLDWLMTLAPGDPTAWIRVGHTYTQSDPTRALRALRRAHCLSARDPSLLLDLADAERRASRSEKSLGYANRSLACRPNDPRGLAVRAAAEVELDAVSESLADSRRAAVLAPGLALAWANRAEALYRLAEYAAAVRSGDRARIAAPSDPDILANLAAYRLATGDLAVGWPLLRYRPTRRRAKAPELPRWQGESGARLLVLAEQGLGDELLFSTLWHDLDRRVEAGCLGSVTIEADARLIPLCARTLHNVSWRRRFQDDPAGEPVSHWCLAADLMEYLRPTVADFGDFRPGLSVDASRSAAWKAWLAETARGRPTIGLCWRSSSLGGHRRRHYPPLGECAPLLDLKHTLFVILQYDDCQSEIDGVEVATGSEIVIPPDLNRRDDQDGVAALISALDMVTSADTAVLALTGALGRPAVAFSLHPGWVGLGQSRHPWFPSVTRVYRPPQTPWRETMAAVARILEAKLARHGA, encoded by the coding sequence ATGAGCGCCCAGATAACCGCAGCGCTGGATGTCGCATTGCAGGCGCATCGCGCCGGCAGGCTCGATAAAGCGATCGCCATCTACGGTGCCGTCCTCGACATGGCCCCCGATCAGCCGACCGCCCGCCACCTGCGCGGGTTCGCGCTCCTGCAATCTGAGCAGGCAGAAGAGGCGCTCGGCGACCTGCGACACGCGGTCAGAATCGCACCGGGCAACGCCAATGCCTGGATGCACCTGGCGATCTGCCTGGATCAGCTCGGCCAGCCTCCAGCGAATGCGGCCCGGCGCGCCCTGCTCCTCCTGCCACAGGCTCAGGAGGCGGTGGACGTCCTGGTGCGCAATGGCGGTGATGTGTCGGCGGTCCTGGATTGGCTGATGACCCTGGCACCGGGAGATCCGACGGCCTGGATCCGGGTCGGCCATACGTATACCCAGTCCGACCCGACCCGGGCGCTCCGGGCCCTGCGCCGTGCCCATTGCCTTTCGGCCCGAGATCCCTCCCTCCTGCTCGATCTCGCCGACGCGGAACGACGGGCTTCCCGTTCGGAAAAGTCGCTCGGTTACGCCAACCGGAGCCTGGCGTGTCGCCCCAATGATCCGCGCGGCCTGGCGGTGCGGGCCGCCGCCGAAGTGGAGTTGGACGCGGTCTCCGAGTCGCTCGCCGACTCCCGCCGTGCCGCCGTCCTCGCTCCAGGGCTTGCCCTGGCCTGGGCCAACCGGGCCGAGGCCCTGTATCGGCTCGCCGAGTATGCGGCCGCGGTGCGGAGCGGAGATCGCGCCCGGATCGCGGCCCCCTCCGATCCGGACATCTTGGCCAATCTGGCCGCCTACCGGCTCGCCACGGGGGATCTTGCCGTCGGATGGCCGCTGCTACGATACCGGCCGACTCGCCGGAGGGCGAAGGCCCCAGAACTGCCGCGCTGGCAGGGAGAAAGCGGCGCCCGTCTGCTGGTGCTGGCCGAGCAGGGATTGGGCGACGAGCTCCTGTTTTCCACGCTCTGGCACGATCTGGACCGCCGCGTCGAAGCCGGGTGCCTCGGCTCGGTGACCATCGAGGCCGATGCCAGGCTCATCCCCCTCTGCGCCAGAACGCTACACAATGTCTCCTGGCGCCGACGGTTCCAGGACGACCCCGCCGGCGAGCCGGTCAGCCATTGGTGCCTGGCCGCCGACCTCATGGAGTATCTGCGTCCAACCGTGGCGGATTTCGGGGACTTCAGGCCCGGATTGTCTGTCGACGCGTCCAGATCAGCCGCCTGGAAGGCCTGGCTCGCGGAGACGGCACGCGGACGTCCGACGATCGGCCTATGCTGGCGATCGAGTAGCCTGGGAGGACACCGCCGGCGGCACTATCCGCCCCTCGGGGAGTGCGCCCCGCTGCTTGACCTGAAGCACACTCTCTTCGTGATTCTGCAATACGACGACTGCCAGTCCGAGATCGACGGCGTCGAGGTCGCCACCGGCTCCGAGATCGTCATCCCCCCCGACCTGAATCGGCGCGACGACCAGGACGGGGTCGCGGCGCTGATAAGCGCGCTCGATATGGTGACGAGCGCTGACACGGCGGTTCTGGCGCTGACCGGGGCGCTCGGCAGACCGGCGGTGGCGTTTTCGCTGCATCCCGGGTGGGTCGGCCTGGGCCAGTCCCGGCACCCCTGGTTTCCGAGTGTCACGCGGGTCTATCGCCCACCGCAAACACCCTGGCGCGAGACCATGGCGGCCGTCGCCCGCATCTTGGAAGCAAAGCTCGCCCGCCACGGCGCATGA
- a CDS encoding flagellin, which yields MAVQNSINTNASAFTALRTLNSVNRSLDTVQNRVSTGLKVSGALDDASNFSIAQGIRGELKGLAAVTQGLNNAKGIGKVAVAGATGVSNLLTDVRQKLTELSNEGITTAQREILTSDFNQLLSQAANFIDNSVFNGVNLLDTAGASVDINTLSNLNGGTLTLSAQDLRTQIASLAGGSVADAASAQGVIANQFSNLESVVNSALGSLGAEVRALNLQTTFIEEISDATEEGLGNIVDADLARESAALTSLQVQQQLSIQTLGIANQRPQSLLGLFR from the coding sequence ATGGCTGTTCAGAACTCCATCAATACCAACGCTTCCGCCTTCACCGCCCTCCGGACCCTGAATTCGGTCAACCGGAGCCTCGACACCGTGCAGAACCGCGTGTCGACCGGCCTGAAGGTTTCGGGCGCTCTCGACGACGCTTCCAACTTCTCCATCGCCCAGGGTATCCGCGGCGAATTGAAGGGTCTGGCCGCCGTCACGCAGGGCCTGAACAACGCGAAGGGTATCGGCAAGGTGGCCGTCGCCGGCGCTACCGGCGTGTCCAACCTGCTGACCGATGTCCGGCAGAAGCTGACCGAGCTGTCGAACGAAGGCATCACCACCGCTCAGCGCGAGATCCTGACGAGCGACTTCAACCAGCTGCTCTCCCAGGCCGCCAACTTCATCGACAACTCGGTGTTCAACGGCGTCAACCTGCTCGATACCGCGGGCGCGTCGGTCGACATCAACACCCTGTCGAACCTGAACGGCGGCACGCTGACCCTGTCGGCTCAGGACCTGCGTACGCAGATCGCTTCCCTGGCAGGTGGTTCGGTGGCGGATGCCGCGAGCGCTCAGGGCGTCATCGCCAACCAGTTCTCCAACCTTGAGTCGGTCGTTAACTCCGCTCTGGGTTCGCTGGGTGCCGAGGTTCGCGCTCTGAACCTGCAGACCACCTTCATCGAAGAAATCTCCGATGCGACGGAGGAAGGTCTCGGCAACATCGTCGACGCCGACCTGGCGCGCGAATCCGCGGCTCTGACGTCTCTGCAGGTGCAGCAGCAGTTGTCGATCCAGACCCTCGGCATCGCCAACCAGCGGCCGCAGTCCCTGCTGGGCCTGTTCCGTTAA
- the flaF gene encoding flagellar biosynthesis regulator FlaF has translation MSSYDAYNRAIKSTAAPRDVEYRLLGQVTSALMKAQAQIEDARNKPTVMAEVMDALNWNNQVWDTFVEDVGTEGNLLPRELRAAIVSLGIWVSRETGLVSAGEGDIEALISVNKAIMRGLNPSRSEQEEKSGSAPSAAPTPGLSASLDSF, from the coding sequence ATGTCCAGCTACGATGCCTACAACCGAGCGATCAAGAGCACTGCCGCACCGCGCGACGTCGAATACCGCCTGCTGGGGCAGGTAACGTCTGCTTTGATGAAGGCGCAGGCCCAGATCGAGGACGCCCGCAACAAGCCGACGGTCATGGCCGAGGTCATGGACGCGCTGAACTGGAACAATCAGGTCTGGGACACCTTCGTCGAGGATGTCGGTACCGAGGGCAATCTGCTGCCCCGGGAGCTGCGCGCGGCGATCGTCAGCCTCGGGATCTGGGTTTCCCGCGAGACCGGGCTGGTGTCGGCCGGCGAGGGCGATATCGAGGCGCTGATCTCGGTGAATAAGGCGATCATGCGCGGTCTTAATCCGTCGCGTTCGGAGCAGGAGGAGAAGTCGGGGTCTGCCCCGTCCGCCGCTCCCACTCCCGGCCTTTCGGCGTCTCTCGACTCCTTCTGA
- the flbT gene encoding flagellar biosynthesis repressor FlbT encodes MPLKVNIKPGEKFVVNGAVMVAGNKGASLVLQNEATILLGKDIMQEHEADTPAKRIYFTILLMYLDEAGRNDYYPTFMRLIEDFMEATTFNEVRKTLLHIVQDADAARYYRALKTCKALIAYEEQVLAFGRGETTERPSIALETP; translated from the coding sequence ATGCCGCTAAAGGTCAACATCAAGCCTGGGGAAAAGTTCGTCGTCAACGGCGCCGTCATGGTCGCCGGCAACAAGGGTGCGTCCCTGGTGTTGCAGAACGAGGCGACGATTCTGCTGGGCAAGGACATCATGCAGGAGCATGAGGCCGACACCCCGGCCAAGCGCATCTATTTCACGATCCTGCTGATGTATCTCGATGAGGCGGGTCGGAACGACTACTACCCGACCTTCATGCGGCTCATCGAGGACTTCATGGAGGCGACGACGTTCAACGAAGTGCGCAAGACCCTGCTGCACATCGTTCAGGACGCCGACGCGGCCCGCTACTACAGAGCGTTAAAGACTTGTAAAGCATTGATCGCTTATGAAGAACAGGTGCTGGCATTTGGGCGTGGGGAGACGACCGAACGGCCGAGTATCGCACTGGAAACGCCTTGA
- the flgK gene encoding flagellar hook-associated protein FlgK, producing the protein MSLLSALTTATSGLNAAQAGIDIASRNITNANVEGYTKKTQTQSTRIIDGQSSTVRLDQITRLVNSQLQSDVRNQTSTVEGLTVIDDFLGRLELQFGRPEDSASISAKITDLKKSFQVLATNPDSGTAQSDVLRAATAVAESFQSLSGAIQDLRAEADTRIEESVANANEALSNIEKLNGEIGARRAVGESTADLEDERDRWVTKLAEEMDIKTFNRPDGTIAIMTGSSDFLLDQTAVTLTFTPTNTVGPDVALNGIFLDNGFNAPFSINNSINGGKIGGLLELRDTILPLAQDQLDSLAFELAQQFDTIAVGGNTANIDLFVDAGNAIPGGDQGFSAQIQVNPTVTATPTILRDGNGGTFTASGVSDNSLALAIIDMFDTAQTFVAVNGLNGAATIEEFAADLVSYQANQKADYESQLGFQSQVRTLLDERLRDESGVNVDEELASLIQLESAFAASARVLSSVQDALDELLAVIR; encoded by the coding sequence ATGAGTCTCCTATCAGCCCTTACCACCGCGACCAGCGGTCTGAATGCGGCCCAGGCGGGGATCGACATCGCATCGCGCAACATCACGAATGCGAATGTCGAAGGCTACACCAAGAAGACCCAGACCCAGTCCACCCGGATCATCGACGGGCAGAGCAGCACCGTTCGCCTGGACCAGATCACCCGGCTGGTGAATTCCCAGCTTCAGTCCGACGTGCGGAACCAGACCTCCACCGTGGAGGGATTGACCGTCATCGACGACTTTCTGGGGCGCCTTGAGCTGCAGTTCGGCCGCCCGGAAGACAGCGCGTCGATCTCGGCAAAGATTACCGACCTGAAGAAGTCGTTCCAGGTCTTGGCGACCAACCCGGATTCGGGCACCGCCCAGAGCGACGTGCTGCGCGCTGCGACCGCGGTCGCCGAATCCTTCCAGTCCCTGTCCGGCGCGATCCAGGATCTGCGCGCGGAGGCGGATACCCGCATCGAAGAGTCGGTCGCCAACGCCAACGAGGCGCTCTCCAACATCGAGAAGCTGAACGGCGAGATCGGCGCCCGCCGCGCGGTCGGCGAGTCGACGGCGGATCTGGAGGACGAGCGGGACCGGTGGGTCACCAAGCTCGCCGAAGAGATGGACATCAAGACGTTCAACCGGCCCGACGGCACCATTGCCATCATGACCGGGTCGAGCGACTTCCTGCTCGACCAGACCGCGGTGACGCTGACCTTCACGCCGACCAACACGGTGGGTCCGGACGTCGCCCTGAACGGCATCTTCCTGGACAACGGGTTCAACGCGCCGTTCTCGATCAACAACAGCATAAACGGCGGCAAGATCGGCGGCCTGCTGGAGCTGCGCGACACCATCCTTCCGCTCGCTCAGGACCAGCTCGACTCGCTGGCCTTCGAGCTTGCCCAGCAGTTCGACACCATCGCCGTGGGCGGCAATACGGCGAACATCGACCTGTTCGTGGACGCCGGCAACGCGATCCCGGGCGGCGATCAGGGCTTTTCCGCCCAGATCCAGGTGAACCCGACGGTCACCGCGACGCCGACCATCCTGCGCGACGGCAACGGCGGCACCTTCACGGCCAGCGGCGTGAGCGACAACTCGCTGGCCCTGGCAATCATCGACATGTTCGACACCGCCCAGACCTTCGTCGCGGTCAACGGCCTGAACGGGGCCGCGACGATCGAAGAGTTCGCGGCGGATCTGGTCTCCTATCAGGCGAACCAGAAGGCCGACTACGAGAGTCAGCTCGGCTTCCAGAGCCAGGTTCGCACCCTTCTGGACGAGCGGCTGCGCGACGAGAGCGGCGTCAATGTCGACGAGGAACTCGCCAGCCTCATCCAGCTCGAAAGTGCGTTTGCGGCTTCCGCACGGGTGCTGTCGTCGGTGCAGGACGCGCTCGACGAGCTCCTGGCCGTCATTCGATAA